One genomic segment of Ipomoea triloba cultivar NCNSP0323 chromosome 9, ASM357664v1 includes these proteins:
- the LOC116028421 gene encoding pathogenesis-related protein PR-4 has translation MERVACCLLVVVALVAGAAAQSATNVRATYNNYNPQNINWDYRTASVYCATWDADKPLAWRQKYGWTAFCGPVGPTGQASCGRCLRVTNTATNAQVTVRIVDQCSNGGLDLDVNVFNQLDTNGQGVAQGHLIVNYDFVNCND, from the exons ATGGAGAGAGTTGCTTGTTGTTTGCTTGTGGTGGTGGCGCTGGTGGCCGGCGCGGCGGCGCAGAGCGCCACCAACGTGAGAGCAACGTACAATAATTACAATCCTCAAAATATAAACTGGGATTATAGGACGGCGAGTGTCTACTGCGCCACCTGGGATGCCGACAAGCCACTTGCGTGGAGGCAAAAGTATGGGTGGACTGCCTTCTGTGGTCCGGTCGGACCAACAGGCCAAGCTTCTTGCGGCAGATGTTTGAGG GTTACCAATACCGCCACCAATGCTCAAGTAACGGTGAGGATCGTTGATCAGTGTTCAAATGGAGGGCTGGATTTGGACGTGAATGTGTTCAATCAATTGGACACTAATGGACAGGGCGTTGCTCAAGGTCACCTCATAGTCAACTACGACTTCGTTAACTGTAATGACTAA